The window GTGGGCCTGGATATCGGCCGGCGAGGAGCCCGGCGGGCAGGCCAGCGGGAAGGTGATGGCGGCAAGCTCAGCCAGCTTCCCGGCGTCGTGCGTTGTTGCGGTGCGGATGGTTTCAGTCACGTGGTCCCCCCGGCAGTTTTTGTACAGGTAATGCCCCTAAGAACGAATCTTAAGGGCATTAGCTGTACGAAAACTCCTACTCCGCTTTGACTGCCAAAACCGGACAGTCCGCCTCGAGCAGGATCCGCTGGGAGACGCTGCCCATGATGAGCTTGCCCACCGGGCTGCGGCGGCGGAGGCCGATCACAATCAGGCTGGCATCACTCTCATCGGCAGCGTCCAGGACTTCGGCTGCGGCGTCGTGGCCGCGGATGGGCTGCTTGATGATGTGCTGCACGCCCTGCTCAGCCAGCCGCTCCTCGATGCTCTGAATATCCGGCTCCTGGGCGTACCGGTTGTCCACCAGGGCGTCGCCCTTGGAGGAATTGATGACCAGGAGGGTTTCCTTGCTTTTCTTGGCCTCGGCGATGGCTTGCGTCAGTGCCGCTTCGCCTTCCGGTGTGGGGACGTATCCCACCACGATGGTCATGGTTTCTCCTCGTTGTACTGGAAGTGGATGGTTCAGTCGCTGTAGTCTGCAGCGCCCGAATTGGCCGGGAGCAGGGACGGCTTGGCAGGACGGTTGCGGCGGATGAGTTTGTAGATGAACGGCCAGGCCAGGATGATCGCCACGATGATGTAGACCACAATCGCGATGGGTTCGCTGAAGAGGCCTGCGGGGTCGCCGGCGCTCAGCTGCAGCGTTTTGCGAAGTTGGCCTTCGATGCGCGGACCCAGGATGACGCCGAGGATCAGCGGCAGGACCGGGAGTCCGAAGCGCCGCATCATGAAGCCCAGGGCCCCGAGCACCAGCAGGATCACCAGGTCGAATGCCTGCAGGTTCACCGAGTAGGCGCCCAGCGTGGCGAAGAACAGGATGCCTGCGTAGAGGTATGGGCGGGGGAGTTGCAGCAGCTTCGCCCACACCGGCGCCAAGGGCAGGTTGATGAGCAGAAGCAGGAAGTTGCCGATGAAGAGGCTGGCGATCAGTGCCCACACCAGCGGACCCTGGCTGGAGAACAGCTGAGGGCCGGGCTGGATGCCGTAGGACGTGAAGGCTGCGAGCATGACGGCGGCGGTTGCGTTGGTGGGCAGGCCGAGGGCGAGCATGGGGGTCAGCGTTCCGGCAGCTGCCGCGTTATTGGCTGCTTCAGGTCCGGCGACGCCTTCAATAGCGCCCTTGCCGAACTCCTCCGGGTGCTTGCTGAGCCGTTTCTCCGTGACATATGAGAGGAAAGTGGGGATTTCCGCGCCACCGGCAGGCAAAGCGCCGAACGGGAAGCCAAAAGCGGTGCCGCGGAGCCAAGGCTTCCAGGAGCGGGCCCAGTCCTTCTTGCCCATCCACGGACGGCCCACCGGAATGACGTGGAGCGGTGTGCGGCGCAGGTGGGCGGCAACCCAAAGGGCTTCACCGACGGCGAAGATCGCGACGGCCACCACCACAATATCCAGCCCGTCCACCAGCAGGGGTTGGCCGAAGGTCAGGCGGCGTTGGCCAGTCACCGAATCGATGCCCACCAGCCCGATGGCCAGGCCTAGGGCCAGCGAAGCGAAACCTCGGAGCCTGGATGAACCGAGGACGGCGGTCACTGCAAGGAGCGCCAGAATCATGATGGCGAAGTAGCTGGGGGCACCCAGGCTGACAGCGAATTGCACCACGATGGGTGCGAATACGGCCAACAGTGCTGTGCCGATGGTGCCTGCAATGAAGGAGCCGATGGCCGCGGTGGCGAGTGCCTGCGCGGCCCTGCCGGCTTTGGCCATCTTGTTGCCTTCGATGGCTGTCACCACCGACGACGATTCGCCTGGTGTGTTGAGGAGGATGGAGGTGGTGGAACCGCCGAACATGCCGCCGTAGTAGATTCCGGCGAACATGATGAAGGCGCTGGTGGGCTCCAACGCGGCAGTCACCGGAAGCAGCAAAGCCACCGTCATGGCCGGGCCAAGTCCGGGAAGGACGCCGACGGCGGTGCCCAGGAGGACGCCGATCACGGCGAACAAGAGGTTCATGGGGGTCAGGGCGGTGGCGAAACCGTCCATCAGGGAGGACCAGACGTCCATTAGAGGATTCCTTCCAGGAGCCCGGCGGGCAGTGCGATGCCCAAGCCGAGGTAGAAGCCGTAGAAGGTCAGCAGGGCCAGGGCGACGGAAATGAGGCCGTCACGAATGTAGCGGCGGCTGCCCAGTGCCAGCACGCTGCCCCAGAAGAGGACAGTTCCGGAAATGACCCAGCCGGCCCAGTCGATGAGCAGGATGTTCAGAATGAAGGCTCCGGCCAGCGGGAGGATGGTTTTCCAGTCCGCAGGGTGGGCCAGGTCAACGTCTTCGCCGCCTTCGGCTTCACCCTTGCCGCCGCGGAGGACGTTGATGGCTAGGAGGATGGCGCAGATGATCAGCAGCCCGGAAACAATGAACGGAACAGTCTTCGGACCCACTGGGTCCGACTGGGAGTATGGGGTCACCAGGCCGTTCGCGTCCAGGAAGACCAGGACGCCAACCGCGCCGAGCAGGAGGGCTACCCCCAGCTCGGCGCGGCCTTTAAGGCCTGTGGCTATGGAGCTCACGCCAACCCGAGCTTGGTGAGGACATCCGCCACGCGCTTGTCCTGGTCAGTCAGGAAGGTCTTGAACTCGTCACCGGTAACAAAGGCGTCGGACCAGCTGTGGGTCTTGAGCGCTTCCTTCCAACCAGCGGAGGCGTGCATCTTTTCAAGGGCGGCGATCAGGGACTTCTTGTCGTCCTCGCTGATGCCCGGAGGGGCCACAACGCCGCGCCAGTTGGTGAAGACGAGGTCAATGTTGGACTCTTTCAGCGTGGGTGCGTCAACGCCTTCCAGACGGTTCTCGCCGCTGGTGGCCAGGACCCGGATCTCACCGGACTTGATCTGCTGCAAGTACTCACCGGCGCCGGAAGCTGCAAAGCCCAGCTTGTTACCGAGGATGGCGGGCAGAAGGTCGCCACCGCCGTCGTAAGAAACAAAGTTGACCTTGGTGGCGTCGATGCCAACAGCGCCGGCCAACTGCATCGGCAGGAGGTGGTCCGGGCCGCCGGGCGACGAACCGCCGCCTACTGCGATGGAGCCAGGGTTGGCCTTCCACGCCGTCACCAGATCATCAATGGTCTTGTACGGGGAGTCCTTGCTGACCATGATGGCGCCGGGTTCCTCGATCAGCTTCGCCAGAGGCGTGGTCTCCGTCAGCTTCGACTCGGACTTGTTGGTGTAGCTCGCGCCAACAACTCCCAGGCCCATGAGCATGGTGAGGTCACCGTTGCCCTTTTCATTGACGATCCGGGCGAGGCCAACCGTGCCGCCGGCGCCGGCAAGGTTGAACACCTCGGTGTTGGTGGAGATCTTCTCGTCATCCAGTACCTTGGCTGCTGCCCGGGCAGTGGTGTCGTAGCCGCCGCCGGGAGTGTTCGGAACCATGATCTGGAGTCCGGTGATGGGTCCCGCTGCGCCGGTGCTGTCAGAACTGGTGGACTTACCTGTTGCACCGCAACCGGTGGCCATCAGGGCGATGCCGGCAGCGACGGCGGCGACTCGCAATGCGCGGATCTGGCGCATGGTGTTCCTCTTCTCATCATCGAAAAATTTGGTGCAGGGCGATCAGCGTTGTGCCCCGCTGATCTGATGCTAGGCGGGTACGTGACAGGGATCACTCTTGTGTTCGCAGTGATCTTTAAGTTCATTGCGTTCACGGGTTTTGACTGAGTTTTGGTGCGTTGCGGCGGTCTGAGCTGGTCTTCTGAACCTCTGGGGTATAGTTCCGATACGCCACGGGGAAGCTGTTGTCCGCCCCCGAACGACTCCCATCACCTGAACTCCACCGATCACCGGCACCACCAAAGGAACCCGGCAGTGACCCGACTGACCCGACTGTCTCGAAAAAGAGGTATGTCCCTGGCAGGGCAGTACCTCGTTCTGCAGTTGCTGATCGTCCTGGCCGTTCTTGTTGCCGTCGTGGCCATTTCGCTGGCGCAATCCGCTGCCACCTTCGAACGTACTGAAGGGCGCCGGGCGCTGCTGGCCGCTGAAGCCTTGGGAAGCAACCCCACAGTCCGCGCATTGCTGCCCTCGGCCGAACCGAGGGCCGGCTCAGCCCTCCCCGCCGTGGCTGAATCCGTGCGCACCGTGTCCGGATCCTCCCATGTGGCGCTGGCCAAACTTGACGGCACCGTTGTGGCATCATCCGATCCCAGCCTGTTGGGCCTGCCCCTGCCTCTGGGGGAAAGCAAAGTGATGGAAGGGCGCGCCTGGACGGGGGTCCTGCCGGGCAGTAGCGGTGCCGTACTGTCTGCCCACGTCCCGGTCCTGGACGATTCCGGAAAAGTCATCGGCGTGGCATCCATCAGCAGGAACTACCCCTCCACCATCGAAAGGCTGGGCGACGCAGTACCCAACCTGCTCACTTATCTGGGGGTTGCCAGCGTCCTGGGAGTCGCCGGATCCCTCCTGTTGTCCCGCCGCGTGAAACGGCAGACCCTGGGCATGGAACCGCGGGAAATCACCGGCTTGGTGGAGAACCGCGAAGCGATGCTGCAGGGCCTCAAGGAAGGCGTCGTCGCGTTGGATCCCCACGAACGCATCACCGTGGCCAACCAGAGCGCCCGGCAACTCCTTGGCCTGCCCCCGGACTGCGTGGGCAAGAAACTGCGATCCCTCCACGTGGATCCTGCACTGAAAATCGTCCTCACCCGTGAGCAGTCAGATGCTGACCAGTTGGTGCTCGTGGGGGAGCGGCTGGTGGTCATGAACCGTGTTGCCTTGCGATCCCATGGACGCGACATCGGCTCCGTCACCACCCTGAGGGATAGGACCGAGCTGTCTTCCTTGGAAAGTGAACTTGGCGCCACCAAGACCGTCACCGATACCCTGAGGGCCCAGGCCCACGAGTTCGCCAATCAGCTCCACGTCATCTCCGGCCTGATCCAGATTGGCGAATACGATTCCGTGGTGCAATTCGTCAATGGAGCCACCGTGGACCGCACGCGGCTCAACGACGACGTCACCAGCCGCATCGAAGACCCGGCGCTCGCAGCCCTGCTCATAGCCAAAGCCAGTCTGGCCACCGAGCGCGGCGTGGAACTGAAGCTGGACCCGAAGTCCTCGCTGCCGCGCGTCAACGAGGAGCTGTCCCGCGACCTCACCACCGTGGTGGGCAACTTGGTGGACAACGCGTTCGACGCCGTCACTGGACTCCCCGGGGCATCGGTCCGAGTGCTCGTGGTTGTTTCACGGGACGAGGTTACAGTCACCGTCCGGGACAACGGCCCCGGTGTGCCCATGGGCTCCGCAGAGGACATTTTCCGGCAAGGCTTCTCCACGAAAGAGCCCGGCTCGGGCGATGCCCGGGGCTTTGGCTTGGCGTTGTCGCGGGTGATCTGCCGGCGCTCCGGAGGCGACCTGTCGGTGTCCAATGACAACGGGGCAGTGTTCACTGCACGGTTCAGCAAGCGGGATTCAGACTCAGGCAAAGGGGCAGGGTAGCCGTGATCAAGGTACTGATCGTCGACGACGACTTCATGGTGGCAAAGGTCCACGCCGGGTTCATCCAACGGACGCCAGGTTTCGGGGTGGTTGGCGTGGCGCACACAGGGGCCCAGGCCCTGGTGGAAACCGAGCGCCTGCAACCGGACCTTGTGCTCTTGGACATCCATCTTCCGGACATCAACGGGCTGGAACTCATGCACCAACTCCGGGATGTAACCCCGGATCTCGACGTGCTGGTGATCAGCGCCGCCCGCGAAGTGGAAACTGTGCGGAAAGCCCTGCGCGGTGGCATAGTCCACTACCTGATCAAGCCGTTCTCCCAAGCCGATCTGCAGGAGCGGTTGGAGCACTATCTCAGCGCCTACCAAGGCTTGGATGCGTCCAAGGTAGAGGCAGAGCAGTCCGACGTGAACCGTGTTTTCGGCTTGGGCGTTTCCGAGCGGACCCTCCCCAAAGGCTGCAGCGTAGAGACGCTCGAATTGGTTGAATCGGCGCTCAAATCAGCGCAGGGCGATCTCTCCGCAGCCGAGCTGGCCGAGCAGCTCGGGACCTCCCGGGTGAGTGCGCGGCGTTACCTTGAGTACCTCCACGACGAGGGGGCGCTGGAGGTCAGACTCAAGTACGGCGTCGGGCGTCCTGAAAGGCGATATGTGCTGAAGGGGCGGTGAGCTGGACGCTCACTTAGTGCTGGTAGATGTCCCGCCTGTGGCCCATGGCTACCACCAAAACAATGAGCTGTGCGTCGCGGATCTCATAGATGATCCGATAGTCACCAGTCCTAACGCGCCAGTCTCCGCTGCTTCCAGATAGCTTCTTTGCCCCGGGAGGACGAGGTGTTTCGGCGAGGATTTCGATGGCGGCCTGGATGCGCCGACGTGCTTCCGGTGGGATCTTTCGCAATTGGCGGACCGCCGCGGGCGCAACCTGAACGGCGTAACTCAAGCCAGGCCCAGCTCCGCTTTGACTTCCTCCCATGGCACGGCGGCATCGCCGGTCTCGGTCATTTCGGTCCGTGCAGCGTTAGCTGCGCGGAGGTCGTTGAGGTCCTCAGCTGCCTCAATCAGCTTGGCGAGATCTTCTGCGTCGATCAGTGCTGCCACGCGGCGGCCACGGCGCAACAAATACACCGGTTCATGGCTTACTCGTGCCGTGTCAACCGCTTCGGAAAGTCGGCTCCGGGCCACGGTGACTGTCATCTCGGTCATACTGTGACTTTACGCCTCGCGCGCTGAAATGTACATAAACGCGCTTTTGGCTCACATGCTCGCTTTCCAGCCCAAGGCCGGCTTCCACCCCAAGGCCGGACCCAACGTGCCTGCGATGTCAGTGAGGATCTGCACGTAATCCTCGTGCTCAAAGCTGAAGGGCAGCGCGAAGGCCACCTCGTCCACCTCCTGGAACCCCTCGTGCGCGTACAGTTGCTCGGCAATTTCTTCGCTGGTGCCGATGAGATCGCGGGCGAACAGCATGCCCTTGGGGCCCTGCGGAGCACTCGTGCGGGGAGTACGTTCATCCACGTACCGCTGATACTTCTCCCGCTGGGCATCCGAAGCGGAATCGGTGGGAATCACCACCAAACCCTGCGAGACGCGGGCGGTGTTTCCGGATGCGGCGGCGGCCTCGCGGTACGCACGAATCTGTGATTGCTGGACCTTGGCAAAGTCCGGTTCCTGACCCTTGTCCGGGAAAATCACACTGCTGGACAGCAGATTGAAGCCGTTTGTCCCCGCCCACACGGCCGACTTCACGCTGCCCGCCCCGTACCAAAGACGGCTGCGCAGCCCGGGAGAGTGCGGCTCAACCCTGTTGGAGAACTCCTCCACAACGCCCTGCTTGCCGGAGAAGTCCCTTACTTTTTCTCCAGCGATCAGGCGGGCAAACCGGTCCACGCGGCCATATGAGAAGTCCTCTGTTTCTGAAGAATCCGGGTACAACTCATGCTTCACGGTGTCGTAGTGCATCGGTTCTCCCACGCTCAGCCCCGGATTGATCCGTCCGCCTGCGAGCAGATCCACGGTGGCCAGGTCTTCGGCCAGTCGCAGCGGGTTTTCCCAACCCAGCGGGGTTACGGCGGTGCCGAGCTCAATCCGGGACGTTCGCTGGCTGGCAGCGGCCATCACCGCGACGGGGGAGGAGATGCCGAACTGCAAATGACGGTGCCGCAGCCAGGCGCTGTCGAACCCCAGCTGCTCGCCGAGCTCGATGATCTCCAGCGTGGACCGGTGGCCGGCAGCCGGATCAGCGGCGTCGAACAGGCCGATGGTGAGAAAACCGAGCTTGCGGAGGGGCTGTTCGGGGCTGGGCATGGACGTCCTTCGGCTTGGGTCGGCAGTTACTGCCCAGAATAGGCGCCGATACCGACGACGACGGCGGGAGGTTACCTTTTGTGATGGGCGCGGATGCACCATCAAATCTTCGTAAGGTAGCTATTTTGTTGCATTAACTTACTTAATGCCACAAGATAAATACATGAACAGTAGTGATGCCATGCGTCGTCTGGGAGAGAACCTGCGAAGCCGACGAATCATCCTCGGTTTGTCGCAGGAACTTGTCGCCGAACGTGCTGATGTTTCACGACCCACGCTCATGCGCCTGGAAACAGGTGAGGGTGGAAAAATCGAACACCTCATGACCGTAGCGTCTGTGCTCGGTGTTGCTGAAGACCTTATTAGTGCTTTGGATCCCCTGAATACAGATCTTGGCAGGGCACGGGCGCACCTGCTGAGCAGGCAGCGCGCCCCCAGGAGGAGGAACTAGTGGCTGCCCGAAGCATCAGACGCGTGGAGGTGCTCGTCAACGAGTCTTTGGCCGGCGTGATGGACGTTGAAATGGATGGGCTTTCCCCTCGCGAGCACGTCACCTTCACCTATGCCGACAGCTGGATGTCTGCTGCAGATGCATTCGAGGTCTCCCCGGAGCTACCCCTGCGACGCGGCCCCCAGCGTCCTACCCAGGGCCGCGAGCTGTTCGGCTCCTTCCAGGATGCCTCCCCGGATGACTGGGGCAAGAAGTTGTTATTCGAAAAACTACGACAACAGGCCCTTGCCAAGGGGGCCGGCCGTATTCCGCCCACGGGTGAAGCGGGCTACCTGTTGCTGGTCAACGATGAGACCAGGCAGGGCGCACTTCGCTTCCGGGAGAACGGCCAATTCCTGTCGTCGTGGGGTCGGGGTGCAGGAATCCGCGATCTGAGGTGGCTCGCGGAGGAGGCCAGACTCTTCGCTGAGACTGGCGAGGTCAAGGAGGAGAACTCCTTGCTTATGGGTGCCGGTTCCTCTCCGGGCGGTGCCCAGCCAAAAGCTTGGGTTCGGGACGACGACGGATCCATGCTGTTGGCAAAGTTTCCGAAGACATCGGATGTCGGCAACGTGCAACTGTGGGAAATGGTAGCCATCAAGCTGCAGCAACGGGCGGGAATCAGGGTCGCCGAGTCGCGGCTCATGCCACTTTCGGAATTTTCCCATATCTTCCTCACACGGCGGTTTGACCGCGACAGCGACCGGCGCATCCCGTACATGAGTGTGCGCACGGCTCTCCAACTCGACACGTACTCACACCCTGATTACGTGAAAATCGCCTCCGAAGTGGCACATATCTCTGCAGAACCTGTTCAGGATGCCAACGAGATGTTCAGCCGTGCTGCTCTCATCGCTATGGTCAACAACACCGATGACCACATGCGAAACCACGGTCTCCTGCGAACCAATCGAGGCTGGCGCCTGTCACCGTCGTTCGATGTGAACCCGGTGCCGGCAGGTACATCAGATACGCCGCTCACCCCACAAGGCGGGCTGTTCGACAGGGACGTTCGGGATCTCTTGGAGTTCGCCGATGCTTTTCGGCTGACCAGGGACGCGGCCATTAGCCGGCTGCAGCAGGTTGCCACCGCGATATCCCACTGGCGGGAAGACGCACTCAGCCTGGGAGCTGAACCTGATTCCCTTGACTACATGACCAAAGCCTTCGAAGGTGAGAATGCCAAGCGGGTGATGTCCTTGGCTCCCGCCCCGGCCGTGATAGACCTAGGCGGATCATCCACCCCGGTACACCCGACCTCGCACGGTGATGTATGGGTGCCTGAACACCTGCGTGCAGGACGACTTATCCGGGGGCATTTTCGTCGACGCGGCTGAAACCCAATCCCGGGTAAGTCGCCGATCCGCAGGTTACTCTCGCCTTGAGCTCCTCCTAAACCCCCACCGTCTTCAAGTAGCTCCGGATCCCATCCACCACCAGTTGGTGGTCGTCGTCGGACGACAGCCCGGATACTGTGATCGCACCGATCACGCCAGCTCCGCGGACGCGGATGGGGAACGAACCGCCGGCCAAGGTGTAGTCCTCATGCGCAAGCCATCCGCCGCCTACAGGGCTGTGGCCGCGAGCGGCGAAGTCCTCGGACAGCAACGCGGTGCTGTGCTCGAACCGCAGCACGGACGCGGATTTACGGCGGATCCACTCTTCCTGGTCCGAGGTTGCCCCCGGCAGCACACAGCGGAAGAGCACGATGTTGTGACGGCGGATATCGATCGCCACACCGAACTCCGAAGCAATGGCGTGGTTGGCGATCAGCGAACCGAGCCGCCAGGCGTCGTGGTTGTCGAAGGCCGCAAAGACCAGCTCTTCTTCCTGCTGGCGGAGCTCGGCCAATCGTGGCGAATCAGTCATTGTCATTTCCTTCCAGCGCTGCGTCAGACACATAGCGAAGTCCGATCTGCTTCCGGATCTCGTCCATGGCAGCCATGATGGCCACAGTCTCGGCCGGGGGCAGGATGGTTCCCCCGGTGGAACCATCCCGGATCAGGCGTTCCAGTTCAGCGGCTTGGAACTGCATCCCACGGCTGCCGACGGGCTCGTCATACCGTTCAACAACACTGCCATCCACGGCGTGGACGGTGAAAGGAACGGGGTTGTACCAAGTGTGCTCGATGTCGATCCAGCCGTTGGTCCCGATCACCATCGCTCGGTTGGCGCTGGCAGCGTCGAGCTCACAATCCACCAACGCCTGGGCGCCTGTGGTGTATTCGAAGATGGCTGCTGTCTGCCGGTCCACGCCGGTGGCCGACATGGAGGCGCTGGCCCGGATTGCGGCTGGGGTGCCCAGGATGTCGAACGCGAAAGAGATCGGGTAGATGCCCAGGTCCAGCAGCGCTCCGCCGCCGAGCGCGGGATCGTTGAGCCGGTGCGCCGGGTCCTGGGGGAGGCTCTGGTTGTGGCTGGCCACCACCTTGCGGACCTCACCAATGGTGCCGGCCGCGATGACGTCGCGAATGCGGATCATGTGCGGGAGGAACCGGGTCCACATCGCTTCCAGGGCCACGAGGCCTTTGGATTCGGCCAGGTCAATGATGTCCTGCGCTTCGCGGGCGTTCATGGTGAACGACTTCTCCACCAGCACGTGCTTGCCGGCGTTCAACGCCAGCAGTGCGTTGGCGTGATGGAAGGGGTGTGGCGTGGCGATGTACACCACGTCAATCAACGGGTCAGCCACCAGATCCTCATAGCTGCCGTGCGCGGTGGCCACGCCGTACTGCTCGGCGAACGCCTTGCTTGAGTCCAGCGAACGGGACCCCACGGCCTGCACCGTGAAGCCGTTCTCGTTCAGGTCCTTCGTTTGCAGCCCGGCAATAAAGCCGGTGCCGAGGATTCCCCAGCGGATGGTTCCGTCGGAGGTGCCGTTGCTGATCGTCACGTGCTTAGTCCTTTGTTGAGTCAGAAATTGGGTACGCCACAAACGCAAAGCGCCCGGAATCCGGCGACCAGCTGTTGACGTTGAGGGTACCTTGGCCGCCGAAAAGTGGCCATGTATGGAGGGGTGTGGTCCAGTCCTCGGTCGAAACAAGCACGACCTCGACCGGCAAGTCAGCGGGGTGGCCTTCCGTTCCGCTGGGGAACCGGATGTAGCTGGCGAAGCGCCCATCGGGGGAGAGGTGCGGGAACCAGTCGACGGTATCGGACTCGAGGAGTTGCTCGAACCCGCTGCCGTCGATCGTGATCCGGGCAAGCTGGGCGTGGCCGGGCGCCGAGGTGAAGGACTCTGTGTTCAGGTAGAGCCACTTCCCATCCGGCGAGTACTCCGGGCCGTCACAGTGACCGGGGCCGACATCAATGCGGGCGGTAGCGCCGCCGTCGGACGCTATGGTCATCAGCCGGCCCGGCTGCGTAAAGTCGCCCGCCTCGATTCCCACGTAGGCAAGCTCCTTTCCGTCCGGGCTGACGCCGTGGAGGAAATGGAAGGAGCCGTCGTCGTCGGTGATCCTGGTGGCCGGGCCACCGGAAAGTGCGGCACGGTAGATGTGGCCGTCGTTGGCGGA is drawn from Arthrobacter sp. 31Y and contains these coding sequences:
- a CDS encoding TolB family protein is translated as MIRALQPGQRCEVWIASVNGQAELAYSTDDVLLEAPNWTLDGASLILNGDGKLWTLDVSGGSTAETVEVPLTGIPGLNNDHVLAPDGKDIFLSANDGHIYRAALSGGPATRITDDDGSFHFLHGVSPDGKELAYVGIEAGDFTQPGRLMTIASDGGATARIDVGPGHCDGPEYSPDGKWLYLNTESFTSAPGHAQLARITIDGSGFEQLLESDTVDWFPHLSPDGRFASYIRFPSGTEGHPADLPVEVVLVSTEDWTTPLHTWPLFGGQGTLNVNSWSPDSGRFAFVAYPISDSTKD
- a CDS encoding Gfo/Idh/MocA family protein translates to MTISNGTSDGTIRWGILGTGFIAGLQTKDLNENGFTVQAVGSRSLDSSKAFAEQYGVATAHGSYEDLVADPLIDVVYIATPHPFHHANALLALNAGKHVLVEKSFTMNAREAQDIIDLAESKGLVALEAMWTRFLPHMIRIRDVIAAGTIGEVRKVVASHNQSLPQDPAHRLNDPALGGGALLDLGIYPISFAFDILGTPAAIRASASMSATGVDRQTAAIFEYTTGAQALVDCELDAASANRAMVIGTNGWIDIEHTWYNPVPFTVHAVDGSVVERYDEPVGSRGMQFQAAELERLIRDGSTGGTILPPAETVAIMAAMDEIRKQIGLRYVSDAALEGNDND